The Thiothrix subterranea genome has a segment encoding these proteins:
- a CDS encoding diacylglycerol kinase, which yields MAYSGNTGLTRIIKAAQYSWQGFRAAYKHEEAFRQEVWVMALAFPLALWLGENGVEKALMIGSVLLLLIVELLNSAVEAVVDRTGMERHKLSGRAKDMGSAAVTIAIFNVIIVWGFMLS from the coding sequence ATGGCTTACAGCGGTAACACCGGACTCACCCGCATCATTAAAGCAGCGCAATATTCATGGCAAGGTTTCCGTGCCGCCTATAAACACGAGGAAGCATTTCGCCAAGAAGTGTGGGTTATGGCGCTTGCTTTCCCACTGGCCTTGTGGTTAGGCGAAAATGGGGTGGAAAAAGCCCTCATGATTGGCAGTGTTTTGCTGCTGTTGATTGTGGAGTTGTTGAATTCTGCGGTGGAGGCGGTGGTCGATCGTACCGGCATGGAGCGCCATAAACTCTCTGGTCGGGCGAAAGACATGGGGTCGGCTGCGGTAACAATCGCCATTTTCAATGTCATTATCGTCTGGGGATTCATGCTTTCTTGA
- a CDS encoding site-specific DNA-methyltransferase: protein MPLLDWLNKPASLQTARLVPYRLLECVPALGYGATPNPNLLIQGDNLEALKALLPLYAGRIKCIYIDPPYNTRSAFEHYDDNLEHSQWLSMMYPRLELLRDLLAEDGSLWVSIDDHEGHYLKVMLDEIFGRKNFIANVVWQSRYSRSNDASLSVSHNFILAYAIDPDVWKLRRNKLQRTDEQAKQYTNPDNDPKGAWRAIPWDAPNIRPNLEYPIITSNGKVRVPPPGRHWSRTEDQWLAIVASGLAYFGKSGDGAPAFKQYLAEAQGIVPNTWWGHEEAGHTDEAKKEIQTLFGRDNIFDTPKPERLIERILHIATNPGDWVLDSFLGSGTTAAVAHKMGRHYIGVEMGDHAVTHCQPRLQKVVDGEQGGISKAVNWQGGGGFTFCRLGATVFDEYGMIDKAIRFPTLAAYIWYLETRTPWIAPDTLSPLLGIHDGTAYYLLYNGILGDRRPQGGNVLTQTVLDGLPKHPGKRVIYGETSRFGAGRLAAEGITFKQIPYDVRVG, encoded by the coding sequence ATGCCGCTGCTTGATTGGCTGAATAAACCCGCGTCCCTCCAGACGGCGCGGCTCGTGCCGTACCGTTTGCTGGAATGCGTGCCTGCGTTGGGTTATGGCGCAACACCTAACCCTAATTTGCTGATTCAGGGCGATAATCTGGAAGCACTCAAAGCGTTGTTGCCGTTGTATGCGGGGCGGATTAAGTGCATCTACATCGACCCGCCGTATAACACGCGCTCCGCGTTTGAGCATTACGACGACAATCTCGAACACAGCCAATGGCTGTCGATGATGTACCCGCGCCTCGAACTCCTGCGCGACCTGCTCGCCGAAGACGGCAGCTTGTGGGTGTCCATCGACGACCACGAAGGCCACTACCTCAAAGTCATGCTCGACGAAATTTTCGGGCGCAAAAATTTCATCGCCAACGTCGTTTGGCAAAGCCGTTATTCACGTTCCAACGATGCCAGTTTGTCGGTTTCACACAACTTTATTTTGGCTTACGCAATTGATCCTGACGTGTGGAAATTGCGTCGTAATAAATTGCAACGCACCGATGAACAGGCAAAACAATACACCAATCCTGATAATGATCCGAAGGGTGCGTGGCGGGCAATTCCTTGGGATGCGCCTAATATACGACCTAACTTAGAGTATCCGATCATAACCTCTAATGGGAAAGTGAGAGTTCCGCCGCCGGGTCGTCATTGGTCACGTACCGAAGATCAGTGGTTGGCGATAGTGGCTTCGGGTTTGGCTTATTTTGGTAAGTCGGGTGATGGCGCACCAGCGTTTAAGCAGTATTTAGCGGAAGCTCAGGGTATCGTACCGAATACTTGGTGGGGTCACGAAGAGGCGGGACATACTGATGAGGCTAAAAAAGAAATTCAAACATTGTTTGGGCGAGATAATATTTTTGACACACCGAAGCCGGAGCGGTTGATTGAGCGGATTTTGCATATTGCGACGAATCCGGGCGATTGGGTGCTGGATTCGTTTTTGGGGTCAGGCACGACCGCAGCGGTAGCGCACAAAATGGGTCGGCACTACATCGGCGTAGAAATGGGCGACCACGCGGTGACGCATTGTCAGCCGCGCCTGCAAAAAGTGGTGGACGGCGAACAAGGCGGCATTTCCAAAGCCGTCAACTGGCAGGGCGGCGGCGGATTCACCTTCTGTCGCCTCGGCGCAACCGTCTTCGACGAGTACGGCATGATCGACAAAGCCATTCGTTTCCCCACCCTCGCCGCCTACATCTGGTATTTGGAAACCCGCACCCCGTGGATCGCCCCAGACACGCTTTCCCCCTTGCTCGGCATCCACGACGGCACAGCGTATTACTTGCTCTACAACGGCATCCTCGGCGACCGCCGCCCGCAAGGTGGCAACGTCCTCACGCAAACCGTGCTGGACGGGCTGCCCAAACACCCCGGCAAGCGCGTGATTTACGGCGAAACCAGTCGCTTCGGGGCAGGGCGACTGGCAGCGGAAGGGATAACGTTCAAGCAGATACCGTATGATGTGCGGGTGGGGTGA
- a CDS encoding DEAD/DEAH box helicase produces MFELKNYQNETLQILREFLEEARLMPVEEAFTRAQHRQNRQPLPYLHHSFAQVPYVCLRLPTGGGKTVLASYAVGIAKRAYLEQDYPIVLWLVPTNTIREQTLEALQKPGHPYRAALEDEFGVDRLMVLDIGDVTRIRKQDIGNKAIIVVGTLATLRVEDTSGRKVYAYHEDFEPHFAGISPHDARLEKVSEADLKPNGLTAANLGNIKYSFANLLALKQPLVIMDEAHNARTKLTFDTLKRIHPACVLELTATPDTSRESASNVLHHVSASQLKAANMIKLPIMLSEHHEWEGAVRDAVLTRKQLAQEAVKSGDSVRPIALFQAENKSGEVTFEVLKTFLIEQLGIAAPQIAIVTGNQRELDGIDLFNPACPIEYIITVEALKEGWDCSFAYVFCSVKDVKSSKDAEQLLGRVLRMPYAQRRQHEALNRAYAHLVSPNFAKAAAALTDKMVQSMGFDPLELPQHLQHGNQYSLFDNTENPSSRPAIAEESSEFTLNNGEQLAVTGLIDEPTATLILQGFTGKQKLEVKQQVEQHNLRVKAQLAPAMRGEVFAPLPLLCVREENQLRLLEPESYLYTQGGWSLLDFPVELPQFEIRESGRVFEVFLQGGHVSYKLAEQGETPNLNLIELDIDDTVLVRWLDREVRQADVSPSEMIRWLVQLVGHLTKVRGFSLTALVRSKFLLARAIKDRIAFCRNKAAEQGFQHWLFEDSSLLGVSETYRYEFKPDLYPARVPFYRGKYTFSKHYYPVIEDLKNSGEEFECAQALDQHPQVKHWIRNLVNREAASFRLPLARGYFYPDFIAELHDGRTVVVEYKGEHLQTADDAREKAAVGQQWAQQSGGLFLLALAKDAQGKNIYQQLNQLFH; encoded by the coding sequence ATGTTCGAGCTAAAAAACTACCAAAACGAAACGCTGCAAATCCTGCGTGAATTCCTCGAAGAAGCCCGCCTGATGCCAGTGGAGGAGGCATTCACTCGTGCCCAGCACCGCCAAAACCGCCAGCCGCTGCCGTATTTGCACCACAGTTTCGCGCAAGTGCCGTATGTGTGCCTGCGCCTGCCCACTGGCGGTGGCAAAACCGTGCTGGCTTCCTACGCCGTCGGCATCGCCAAACGCGCCTATCTGGAACAAGATTACCCGATTGTGTTGTGGCTAGTTCCCACCAACACCATCCGCGAACAAACGCTGGAAGCCCTGCAAAAACCGGGACACCCCTACCGCGCTGCGCTCGAAGACGAATTCGGTGTAGACCGTTTAATGGTGCTGGACATTGGCGACGTAACTCGCATCCGCAAGCAAGACATTGGCAACAAAGCCATCATTGTGGTCGGCACACTTGCCACCCTGCGCGTCGAAGACACCAGCGGACGCAAGGTCTATGCCTACCATGAAGATTTCGAGCCGCATTTTGCCGGAATCAGCCCGCACGACGCACGCTTGGAAAAAGTCAGCGAAGCCGACCTCAAGCCCAACGGTTTGACCGCTGCGAATCTCGGCAACATCAAATATTCCTTCGCCAACCTGCTGGCACTTAAACAGCCACTGGTGATCATGGACGAAGCCCACAACGCCCGCACCAAACTCACCTTCGACACCCTCAAACGCATCCACCCCGCGTGCGTGTTGGAGTTGACCGCCACGCCGGATACCAGCCGCGAATCCGCTTCCAACGTGCTGCATCACGTTTCTGCCTCGCAGTTGAAAGCCGCCAATATGATCAAGCTACCGATCATGCTCAGCGAACACCACGAATGGGAAGGCGCGGTGCGTGACGCAGTGTTGACCCGCAAACAACTGGCGCAAGAAGCGGTAAAATCCGGCGATTCCGTGCGCCCGATTGCCTTGTTCCAAGCCGAAAACAAAAGCGGTGAAGTCACTTTTGAGGTGCTGAAAACCTTCCTGATCGAACAACTCGGCATTGCCGCGCCGCAAATCGCCATCGTCACCGGCAACCAGCGCGAACTCGACGGCATTGATCTGTTCAACCCCGCCTGCCCGATTGAATACATTATCACTGTGGAAGCCTTGAAAGAGGGCTGGGATTGCTCATTTGCCTACGTGTTCTGCTCGGTCAAAGACGTAAAATCCAGCAAAGACGCGGAACAATTGCTGGGGCGCGTGTTGCGGATGCCGTATGCCCAACGCCGCCAGCACGAAGCCCTGAACCGTGCTTACGCCCATCTGGTTTCCCCCAACTTTGCCAAAGCCGCTGCCGCGCTGACCGACAAAATGGTGCAAAGCATGGGGTTCGACCCGCTGGAATTGCCGCAACACCTGCAACACGGCAACCAGTACAGCCTGTTTGATAACACAGAAAACCCGTCATCACGCCCTGCGATTGCCGAAGAATCCAGCGAGTTCACCCTCAATAACGGCGAACAACTCGCGGTTACGGGCTTGATCGACGAACCGACCGCAACGCTGATCCTGCAAGGCTTCACCGGCAAACAAAAGCTCGAAGTCAAGCAACAGGTGGAACAGCACAACCTGCGCGTCAAAGCCCAACTTGCCCCGGCAATGCGCGGCGAAGTATTTGCCCCATTACCCTTGTTGTGTGTGCGCGAAGAAAACCAACTGCGCCTGCTCGAACCCGAATCCTACCTTTACACCCAAGGCGGTTGGTCATTGCTGGATTTCCCGGTGGAACTGCCGCAGTTTGAAATCCGCGAATCCGGGCGCGTGTTTGAGGTGTTCCTGCAAGGTGGTCATGTCAGCTACAAACTGGCAGAGCAGGGCGAAACCCCGAACCTCAACCTGATCGAACTCGATATTGACGACACCGTGTTGGTGCGCTGGCTGGATCGGGAGGTGCGCCAAGCCGATGTTAGCCCAAGCGAGATGATCCGCTGGCTGGTGCAACTGGTGGGGCATTTAACCAAGGTGCGCGGCTTTTCCCTCACTGCACTGGTGCGTAGCAAATTCCTGCTGGCGCGTGCCATTAAAGACCGCATTGCGTTTTGCCGTAACAAGGCAGCGGAGCAGGGTTTTCAGCATTGGTTGTTTGAAGATTCCAGCTTGTTGGGTGTTTCGGAGACTTATCGCTACGAATTCAAACCAGATTTGTACCCAGCGCGAGTGCCGTTCTATCGTGGTAAATATACGTTTTCAAAACACTATTACCCGGTAATCGAAGACCTGAAAAACAGCGGCGAAGAATTTGAATGCGCTCAAGCCCTCGACCAGCATCCGCAGGTCAAACACTGGATACGCAATCTGGTCAACCGCGAAGCCGCATCCTTCCGCTTGCCCCTAGCTCGCGGCTATTTCTACCCCGATTTCATCGCCGAACTCCACGACGGGCGTACTGTGGTGGTGGAATACAAAGGCGAACACCTGCAAACCGCTGACGATGCCCGCGAAAAAGCGGCGGTTGGTCAACAGTGGGCGCAACAAAGCGGCGGATTATTTCTGCTGGCCTTGGCAAAAGACGCACAAGGCAAGAACATTTACCAACAACTTAATCAGCTTTTTCATTAG
- a CDS encoding UPF0149 family protein, whose product MAMDRQTILDKLAAFGEQDPRQPWPDYSGCGFTAADAPALAALVGDVSLLDPEGDDVWIPLHAWRALQPLMPAGLHELLLTLNPLAEDDWASVELPKVIAAAGGAAIEPLQAFILDAANAEYARSIAVDALIELVRCDAGWREQVMAVFASSLQAGTDDDEWVNSSLVSGLVEMKAVEVVEVIREAYARNKVDISFHGDLEDVEMDLGIREQRDTPRSDYGWVKDESFPPPSLEPVAKDMSLEEWDERIGQFLNFYSTEASLESFIELHGFFTAIGCAPEPVQPSEWLPEIWGGAEFEPEWPDMQTLQVFFELMMPLHNWVMQELQDVDNFTATFARGELEGQKFIEFGSWCAGFLQGADVGGVPVVGIPGVMPLLIVLEDVADNELYSFSMSAAEAKAQERHLNETVRKICRLGRGGKVATPPMVHTAPKAGRNDPCPCGSGKKYKKCCLH is encoded by the coding sequence ATGGCTATGGATAGACAAACCATTCTCGATAAGTTGGCAGCATTCGGTGAGCAAGATCCTAGGCAGCCGTGGCCTGATTATTCAGGATGCGGGTTCACTGCGGCGGATGCACCTGCTTTGGCGGCGTTGGTGGGTGATGTTAGCTTGTTGGATCCCGAAGGTGATGACGTATGGATTCCCCTTCATGCTTGGCGGGCGTTGCAGCCGCTGATGCCCGCCGGGTTACACGAATTATTGCTGACGCTGAATCCCTTGGCGGAAGATGATTGGGCAAGTGTTGAATTACCTAAGGTTATTGCCGCAGCGGGCGGCGCGGCTATCGAGCCGTTGCAAGCCTTTATCCTCGATGCGGCTAATGCCGAGTATGCCAGAAGCATAGCTGTGGATGCCTTGATCGAATTGGTTAGGTGTGATGCCGGGTGGCGTGAACAGGTGATGGCGGTGTTCGCCAGCAGTTTGCAGGCGGGTACGGACGATGACGAGTGGGTGAATAGCAGCCTCGTCAGTGGCTTGGTGGAGATGAAAGCGGTTGAAGTCGTCGAGGTTATTCGGGAAGCCTACGCACGCAACAAAGTCGATATAAGTTTTCATGGCGATCTGGAAGATGTGGAAATGGATTTGGGGATACGTGAACAACGTGATACACCCCGGTCGGATTATGGATGGGTTAAGGATGAGTCGTTCCCGCCGCCATCGCTTGAACCTGTGGCGAAGGATATGAGTCTTGAGGAGTGGGACGAGCGGATTGGGCAATTTCTCAACTTTTACAGTACTGAGGCTTCGCTTGAATCCTTTATTGAATTGCATGGCTTTTTTACGGCGATTGGGTGTGCGCCTGAGCCTGTCCAGCCTTCGGAATGGTTGCCTGAAATTTGGGGCGGGGCGGAATTTGAGCCAGAGTGGCCTGATATGCAGACGCTTCAGGTGTTTTTTGAGCTGATGATGCCGCTGCATAATTGGGTGATGCAGGAATTACAAGACGTAGATAACTTTACTGCCACTTTTGCAAGGGGAGAGTTAGAGGGGCAGAAATTCATTGAGTTCGGCAGTTGGTGTGCGGGGTTTTTGCAAGGTGCGGATGTTGGGGGCGTTCCGGTGGTGGGTATTCCCGGTGTTATGCCATTATTGATTGTGCTTGAGGATGTGGCGGATAACGAGCTGTATAGTTTTAGTATGTCCGCTGCGGAAGCTAAAGCGCAAGAACGGCATTTGAATGAGACGGTGCGGAAGATTTGCCGATTGGGACGTGGTGGGAAGGTGGCGACACCGCCGATGGTGCATACCGCTCCTAAGGCCGGGCGCAATGACCCTTGCCCGTGTGGTAGCGGCAAGAAGTACAAGAAATGTTGTTTGCACTAA
- the ccoN gene encoding cytochrome-c oxidase, cbb3-type subunit I, with amino-acid sequence MAHSAALSSEQYNYDIVKKFAIASIIWGILGMTAGVYIASELAWPFLNFDIAQITFGRLRPLHTSGVIFGFGGNALFATSYYIVQRTCQARLAGGTFWPNFTFWGWNLSVLVAGLLYLQGFTQAREYAEPVWFVDLAITVVWVVYFLIYTVTLMKRNQPHIYVANWFFMSFILATALLHIFNNLAMPISLTSPVSYSLFSGAQDAMTQWWYGHNAVGFFLTAAFLGMMYYFVPKQAGRPVYSYRLSIIHFWALSFMYMWVGSHHLHWTAIPDWTSTLAATFSIMLLMPSWGGMINGIMTLSGAWDKLRTDPIMMFMITALSFYGMSTFEGPMMSLKSVNALSHYTDWTVGHVHSGALGWVAMITFASFYHMIPRLWNTTLYSMQLVYTHFFLATIGTILYITALWVSGIGQGLMLRAFDEYGNLAYTFVETVAFMHGPLVARAVGGLFFLSGMLLMAYNIYMTISRAKQEEGVPATTAAAKA; translated from the coding sequence ATGGCTCATAGTGCTGCACTCTCTTCAGAGCAATATAACTATGATATCGTGAAGAAATTCGCGATAGCTTCGATCATCTGGGGTATCCTCGGCATGACTGCCGGTGTGTATATCGCGTCAGAATTGGCTTGGCCGTTTCTGAACTTCGATATTGCCCAGATCACTTTCGGGCGTTTACGTCCGCTACACACCAGCGGTGTTATCTTCGGTTTCGGTGGTAATGCGCTGTTCGCAACTTCTTACTACATTGTGCAGCGTACTTGTCAGGCGCGTCTGGCGGGTGGCACCTTCTGGCCGAACTTCACGTTCTGGGGTTGGAACTTATCCGTCCTCGTTGCGGGTTTACTCTATCTGCAAGGTTTCACACAAGCGCGTGAATACGCTGAACCGGTTTGGTTTGTTGACTTGGCGATTACCGTGGTTTGGGTGGTTTACTTCCTGATCTACACAGTAACGCTGATGAAACGCAACCAGCCGCATATTTATGTGGCTAACTGGTTCTTCATGTCATTCATTTTGGCGACGGCACTGTTACACATCTTCAATAACTTGGCGATGCCGATCAGCTTGACGTCTCCGGTGTCTTACAGCTTGTTCTCCGGTGCACAAGATGCGATGACGCAGTGGTGGTACGGTCACAACGCAGTAGGTTTCTTCCTGACAGCGGCATTCTTGGGGATGATGTATTACTTCGTACCTAAGCAAGCAGGTCGTCCGGTTTATTCTTACCGTTTGTCTATCATCCACTTTTGGGCGCTAAGCTTCATGTACATGTGGGTAGGTAGTCACCATTTGCATTGGACGGCGATTCCTGACTGGACATCTACCTTGGCAGCGACTTTCTCCATCATGTTATTGATGCCATCTTGGGGTGGTATGATCAACGGTATCATGACGCTTTCTGGTGCATGGGATAAGTTGCGTACTGACCCTATCATGATGTTCATGATTACGGCGTTGTCATTCTACGGTATGTCGACCTTTGAAGGCCCGATGATGTCATTGAAGAGCGTTAACGCGCTGTCACATTACACTGACTGGACGGTTGGTCACGTTCACTCCGGCGCATTGGGCTGGGTTGCTATGATCACTTTCGCTTCCTTCTACCACATGATTCCGCGTCTGTGGAACACCACGCTGTACAGTATGCAATTGGTTTACACGCATTTCTTCTTGGCAACTATCGGTACTATCTTGTACATCACTGCATTGTGGGTATCGGGTATCGGTCAAGGCTTAATGTTGCGTGCCTTTGATGAATACGGCAACTTGGCGTATACCTTCGTTGAAACGGTTGCGTTTATGCATGGCCCATTGGTGGCGCGTGCGGTTGGTGGCTTGTTCTTCTTGTCGGGTATGTTGTTGATGGCTTATAACATTTATATGACCATTTCGCGTGCAAAACAGGAAGAAGGTGTTCCTGCCACTACTGCTGCTGCTAAAGCGTAA
- the ccoP gene encoding cytochrome-c oxidase, cbb3-type subunit III — protein sequence MATPVKDPLTGAETTGHVWDDSLQEFNNPLPRWWLWTFYGTIIFTIVYWVMYPSWPIGKTYLKGIGNEITYKTDAGEEKSTHWNMRALLAHDMQNGTEAIKQQEYLAKVGAASYQQIAQDPDMSSFVRSYGVGMFGDNCAACHQSGGQGVVGMYPNLVDDDWLWGGDTSTIENTLRYGRMGYMPAYSKTFDETQLNQVANYVLTLSGEPAVDATAAAEGQKIFQGQTGGCYMCHTKEGKGMHAQGSANLTDKVWTIANLPAAETPEAKLEAVKAVIHNGVKRQMPVFGKDGRNLSDTEIKVLVAYLQQMSGGAGAQ from the coding sequence ATGGCTACTCCTGTTAAAGACCCCTTGACTGGCGCAGAAACCACTGGTCACGTTTGGGATGATTCACTGCAAGAATTCAACAACCCCTTGCCACGCTGGTGGTTGTGGACATTTTACGGCACGATCATTTTTACGATTGTTTACTGGGTCATGTACCCGTCTTGGCCAATCGGTAAGACCTACCTGAAAGGCATTGGTAATGAGATTACCTACAAGACTGATGCTGGCGAAGAGAAAAGCACCCACTGGAACATGCGTGCGCTATTAGCTCACGACATGCAAAACGGTACGGAAGCGATCAAGCAGCAAGAATACCTCGCCAAAGTTGGCGCGGCTTCTTACCAGCAGATTGCGCAAGACCCGGATATGTCTTCTTTCGTGCGTTCTTACGGCGTAGGGATGTTCGGTGACAACTGCGCGGCTTGCCATCAGTCTGGTGGTCAAGGTGTGGTTGGGATGTACCCGAATCTGGTGGATGATGACTGGTTGTGGGGTGGTGACACTAGCACCATCGAGAATACACTGCGTTATGGGCGCATGGGTTATATGCCCGCGTACAGCAAGACCTTTGACGAAACACAATTGAATCAAGTGGCAAACTACGTGTTAACCTTGTCTGGTGAGCCAGCAGTGGATGCAACCGCCGCTGCCGAAGGCCAGAAGATTTTCCAAGGCCAAACGGGTGGGTGCTACATGTGCCACACCAAAGAAGGCAAAGGAATGCACGCACAAGGTTCCGCTAACCTGACTGATAAAGTTTGGACAATTGCTAACCTGCCCGCAGCAGAAACCCCTGAAGCCAAATTGGAAGCGGTGAAAGCCGTCATCCATAACGGTGTTAAGCGCCAAATGCCGGTGTTCGGTAAAGACGGTCGTAACCTGTCTGATACTGAAATCAAAGTATTGGTTGCTTACCTGCAACAGATGTCTGGCGGTGCTGGCGCACAGTAA
- the murB gene encoding UDP-N-acetylmuramate dehydrogenase yields the protein MKIRENYSLQALNTFGLAAQTRYFCTLHKLSGVRTLMAWQQEHPDLPLLFLGGGSNMLFVNDYPGLVVQVRLETLEVLGQDENYHYVRAGAGNNWHEFVQWTIAQGFAGLENLSLIPGTVGAAPMQNIGAYGVELKDHVYEVQALDWRTAEIRDFSAEECRFAYRDSYFKSVEPDRWLIVAVVFRLPRQPQWKIDYAGVKEPLAGKTLNARLISDAIIQLRQSKLPNPAEIGNAGSFFKNPLIAPAQWATLKVQFPDIPGWPQHDQVKTSAGWLIDQCGWKGKRDGDAGTYAKHALVLVNHGNATGAEVWHFAQAIIASVQDKFGITLEPEPRVIR from the coding sequence ATGAAGATTCGCGAAAATTATTCCCTGCAAGCACTCAATACGTTTGGCCTAGCGGCACAAACCCGTTATTTCTGTACCTTGCACAAATTGAGTGGGGTGCGCACGCTCATGGCTTGGCAACAGGAACACCCGGATTTACCCCTATTGTTTCTGGGCGGCGGCAGCAATATGTTGTTCGTCAATGATTACCCCGGTTTAGTGGTGCAAGTGCGCTTGGAAACCTTGGAAGTACTGGGGCAGGATGAGAATTACCATTATGTACGCGCCGGAGCAGGTAATAATTGGCATGAATTTGTGCAATGGACGATTGCGCAAGGCTTTGCAGGGCTGGAAAACTTATCGTTGATTCCGGGAACAGTCGGGGCAGCGCCTATGCAGAACATTGGGGCGTATGGCGTCGAGTTGAAGGATCATGTGTATGAAGTGCAAGCCTTAGACTGGCGCACCGCAGAAATCCGCGATTTCAGTGCTGAAGAATGCCGTTTTGCGTACCGTGATAGCTATTTCAAATCGGTAGAGCCGGATAGGTGGTTAATTGTGGCAGTCGTGTTTCGCTTGCCGCGCCAGCCGCAGTGGAAAATTGACTATGCTGGCGTGAAAGAGCCATTAGCAGGCAAAACGTTAAATGCGCGATTGATCAGCGATGCCATTATCCAGCTTCGCCAAAGCAAATTACCGAACCCCGCTGAAATCGGTAACGCGGGCAGTTTTTTCAAGAACCCGTTAATTGCGCCTGCGCAATGGGCAACACTCAAAGTGCAATTCCCTGACATACCCGGTTGGCCTCAGCACGATCAGGTGAAAACTTCAGCAGGTTGGTTAATTGACCAATGCGGCTGGAAAGGCAAACGCGATGGTGATGCAGGCACTTACGCTAAACATGCGTTGGTCTTGGTGAATCACGGCAATGCCACGGGTGCAGAGGTGTGGCATTTTGCCCAAGCGATTATTGCGTCGGTGCAGGATAAATTCGGAATTACCTTAGAGCCAGAACCACGGGTGATTCGCTAG
- the ccoO gene encoding cytochrome-c oxidase, cbb3-type subunit II, translating to MFKHESIETNSGLLIVLTLVAISIGGLVEIVPLHYINETVEDVKDPATGLEVVRPYTPLEQRGRDIYTREGCYLCHSQMIRPFRDEDLRYGHYSLAAESKYDHPFQWGSKRTGPDLARVGGKYSNEWQVQHLTAPRSVVPESIMPNYPWLQTSDLDLSDLQDRMVALKRVGVPYSQTTVEYEDNVKRFGAEVAKTLDINQAEANLIAQAKAGNYDGNSSNISEMDALVAYLQVLGTMVDFKKFDEDHFIQFR from the coding sequence ATGTTTAAACATGAAAGTATCGAAACCAATTCGGGGCTGTTGATTGTCCTGACCCTGGTTGCTATCAGTATCGGTGGTTTGGTGGAAATTGTGCCATTGCACTACATCAATGAAACAGTGGAAGATGTAAAAGACCCGGCGACTGGTTTAGAAGTCGTGCGTCCTTACACCCCGCTGGAGCAACGTGGTCGTGACATTTACACCCGTGAAGGTTGCTACCTCTGCCATTCACAGATGATTCGTCCGTTTCGTGATGAAGATCTGCGTTACGGTCACTATTCACTCGCTGCTGAGTCCAAGTACGATCACCCATTCCAATGGGGTTCCAAGCGTACTGGCCCGGATTTGGCGCGTGTCGGTGGCAAGTATTCCAATGAATGGCAGGTTCAGCATTTGACGGCACCGCGTTCGGTGGTGCCTGAATCCATTATGCCTAACTATCCTTGGTTGCAGACGTCGGATTTGGATTTGTCTGATCTTCAAGATCGTATGGTGGCGTTGAAACGGGTAGGCGTGCCTTACTCGCAAACCACGGTTGAATACGAAGATAACGTGAAGCGTTTTGGTGCGGAAGTCGCGAAGACTCTCGACATTAATCAAGCAGAAGCCAACCTGATTGCACAGGCCAAAGCAGGCAACTACGACGGTAATTCATCTAACATCAGTGAGATGGATGCCTTGGTTGCTTACCTGCAAGTACTGGGTACGATGGTTGACTTTAAGAAGTTTGATGAAGATCACTTCATTCAATTCCGTTAA
- a CDS encoding cbb3-type cytochrome oxidase subunit 3 gives MLTDFWTWILDMGNSKTVALLIFFTTFVGIIIYNYSSRRRSERLESYRYLPLMDEDEADKRVKAAEAASQAKGEK, from the coding sequence ATGCTGACAGACTTCTGGACGTGGATACTGGATATGGGTAATAGCAAGACTGTTGCGTTACTGATCTTTTTTACGACGTTTGTTGGCATTATCATCTACAACTATTCCAGCCGCAGACGTAGCGAAAGACTTGAGTCTTATCGCTACCTGCCGCTGATGGATGAAGATGAAGCTGATAAGCGCGTCAAAGCAGCAGAGGCGGCTTCCCAAGCGAAAGGTGAGAAATAG
- a CDS encoding putative toxin-antitoxin system toxin component, PIN family, which produces MPAFVVDTNILISYALSVHSTPGQAVQKAFRQGRVVYSAATLQELIVKLAFPKFDRYVSTKNRAAFIQRFALQAQQSEPTLEVRACRDPKDDMFLSLAVASQATYLISGDKDLLDMKVFQSIPIVTAKAFLDL; this is translated from the coding sequence ATGCCTGCTTTTGTTGTTGATACCAATATTCTTATCAGCTACGCCTTGTCAGTCCATTCCACGCCAGGTCAGGCTGTTCAAAAAGCCTTTCGGCAGGGCAGGGTTGTTTACAGTGCAGCAACCTTGCAAGAGCTTATCGTTAAATTGGCGTTTCCCAAGTTTGACCGTTACGTTAGTACCAAAAATCGCGCGGCGTTTATCCAGCGATTTGCGCTGCAAGCCCAACAAAGCGAGCCAACCCTTGAGGTGAGAGCTTGCCGCGATCCGAAAGACGATATGTTTTTGTCATTGGCGGTGGCTAGTCAAGCGACATACTTAATCAGCGGTGACAAGGACTTGCTGGATATGAAGGTATTTCAGAGTATCCCCATCGTGACGGCAAAAGCGTTTCTCGATCTTTAA